Below is a genomic region from Henckelia pumila isolate YLH828 chromosome 3, ASM3356847v2, whole genome shotgun sequence.
ATATCATCATGCGATCATTCAagtcatatataatataattcatAATCTTTCCTCTCCACGTGAACCCGACCCAGTCAACCCGATCCAGATTCCGTCCGAACCACCGAAGCTCAGCCGATCGATGACGTCGGGAGGCCGGATGCCCACGTGGAAGGAGAGAGATAACAACAAGCGCCGGGAGAGGCGCCGCCGTGCGATCGCCGCCAAGATCTTCTCCGGATTGAGGATGTACGGGAATTACAAGCTACCCAAGCACTGCGACAACAACGAGGTCTTGAAAGCACTCTGCAACGAAGCTGGTTGGATTGTCTTAGAAGATGGTACCACGTACAGAAAGGTACGATGTGTTACGTTTCACAGTCGGTACTGCTGTAGATCTTAAGGCTCGAGCTAATTGATTTGCGGTAATTTATTCATCTTTTTGAGCTGTAGTAAACTTCTGAAGGTTGCAGTTGAGATTCCTTGTTTCGCGCTGCTAGCTGCTAACATGCGCATCTCGCATTTGAGCCACTTAGCACGTTCATAGGTTAGAGTTAGACGGTGTCTCTAAAGGACTTGCGGGATCGCTGATTCCAGTGCGCAGTGCTAAAAAAATGAGCTATTCCTCGCTAATCTTCGCAATTCATTCCTTGATTTCTGCCAAATAATCTAAATTTTCTCCTTTTTTTTATGGCCATTTTGATCTGAATAATCTCTTCTCACTTCTAATTTGCCTGCGGTGAAAAATAATGGATCTCTACGCCCTTGGTTGTTTTTTtagttttggattttttttcggTTTTGTTATTTTCTAATTTTTCGGGAAAATCAGATTTATTATCATTAgctatttattttctaaattatatttattataattttttttacttgaaATATTTGTAAAATCCATTTAGTTTAATTATTTCTGATATTATTTAAGTATCTGCaggaaaaattttttaaaaaaaatccccaAATACAAACAAGCTGTATTTCTCTGATTTGCAACGACTTTCCTACTTGTAAGGAGTTCAACTTAAAGTGGAAGTATTGAAACAGGAAGTTGCTCTGTGGCTAATTATATGACTGTGCTTGATATTCCTTTTTAGATTAAGAATTGCTATTAGATGTTGATCTGTATGTCTCTTTAAGTTGAGTTAAATATCTACAAGAACTAGGGAGAAGGGAACATACTTGAAGTCCCCTCGTTATAACTACAAATTACAGtaacaaatttaaaatgatgagCTGCAGTAACAACGATGATTCTGTTCACATGATAAGAATCTTGAACCAGTTAGTTTCTCAAGCTATCACCATTCCAACTGCGAGTTTGACATTACAATGCTCTCTTTTGAACTCAATGCTATTGGGTGAGCATAAGGACATGCGGGACAAGGTGATTCTGAATGAAATTTTATTGGCGAGTGCTGCCATAAGATGTTGGGAACAAACTCCCAGATAATCATGATTATAACATGGGTGTGGTATCTGTAATCTTTCTGCTTCCACTCAACTGTTTCTATCTCTTGCAGGGTTGCAAGCCCATTGGTTCAGCAGTGGTGAGCCCTTGCACGTCAAATCAACCAAGCCCCAGAACCTCTGTTAATCCTAGCCCTGTATTTTCTGCCTTTGCTAGCCCAGTCTCGAACCATTGTAACTACAATGTCGGTAATACGGCCGATCCTGATTCCCTTATCCCATGGCTAAAAAACTTATCATCTGGCTCTCGTCCTGTTCCATCTAAGTTTCCCCATCATCTTTACTTACCCAGTGGTTCGTTAAGTGCACCAGTCACTCCTCCATCAAGCTCACCGACTGCGCGTACTCCTAGAATGAAAGATGATCCGACATCTGGTTCTTTCTGGTCTGGGCTGCACTACCCCTTCCTACCATATTCTACAACACAAAGTCCTGGTACTCAAACTCCACCTGATTCAGGATGGCTTTCTGGTGTCCAAACTCCTCAAGATGCGCATTCATCTCCAACGTTCAGCCTTGTCTCACCTAATCCTTTCGCTTTCAAGGAACCATTGTCTAATGGGGGGTCTCGTATGTGGACTCCTGGACAGAGTGGAACTTGTTCTCCTATTGTTGCACCTGGGATTGACCGGACAGCTGATGTTCCAATGTCTGATGTAATTTCTGCTGAGTTTGCATTTGGGAGCAATAATACCATGGGACTGGTGAAAGCATGGGAAGGAGAAAGAATTCACGATGAATGTGTTCCTGATGATCTTGAACTTACTCTTGGTAATTCTGGTACAAGGTGAGGTGACACAAACtgtaatcttttaatttaatcttCTTACTTACCTGTTCAGGGGGGAAAGAGAGAAAAACTTAGTTAAATGCTGGGTAAAATTATGATTTGGTGAAATTTCAAGTGAAGTGGTGAAGGAAATGGCAAGAAGGTCCGCGTGTTCCTTAACATTATGCTGTCTGCAACCGTTTATGAAACCGGTATAAGCTTGTTTTGATCCTTCTAATGGTACTTGGAATGTCAAAGAAACGAACCTTCTAGCTTTGTTCCTCGTCTAGCTCATCCGTGGTTCACAGAagatattttcagatttcacaTTTATGATCGAACAAGAACCAAAGCCCTGGGTTGTTAGTGTTACCATGCTTCACGGGATCATCCCACGAGCTGTCGTTGGTCTTCATAGAACCGGAAGTTGAGGGTATGAATAGCTTATGTAGTTGGGGATCGCACCTTCATTTATCAGATTTTTCAAACCTGTAAAACTTTGCATTGCCAATTCTTGGTTCGTTGTTGTTGTTCTTTTTGGATGCGAAAAGGATCGTTTAAAAAATTGTAGAGCTCGTACCTATGTTGTTCCTATTTTTTACTGTCATTTGCAAATGTTAAAAAGGAATTTCCAATGTGTCAACTTGCTGTTGTTTCAGATTTATAAGAAAGATTTAGTTGATTAATTTGAAACATTCATGTTGACGTAACATAtgagagtttctttcaagtagAATGACTTGTTAGGCTTAAAAAATGCCTACGaattatgtttatatatataggaAGTTTCGATCAGGCAACTACGTGAGTAACGGTTGACGTGACAATCACTCATTGGATGTACAAGGTGCCACGTCAGCTGTTGTTCATGTGattgaaactcta
It encodes:
- the LOC140887966 gene encoding BES1/BZR1 homolog protein 4-like, yielding MTSGGRMPTWKERDNNKRRERRRRAIAAKIFSGLRMYGNYKLPKHCDNNEVLKALCNEAGWIVLEDGTTYRKGCKPIGSAVVSPCTSNQPSPRTSVNPSPVFSAFASPVSNHCNYNVGNTADPDSLIPWLKNLSSGSRPVPSKFPHHLYLPSGSLSAPVTPPSSSPTARTPRMKDDPTSGSFWSGLHYPFLPYSTTQSPGTQTPPDSGWLSGVQTPQDAHSSPTFSLVSPNPFAFKEPLSNGGSRMWTPGQSGTCSPIVAPGIDRTADVPMSDVISAEFAFGSNNTMGLVKAWEGERIHDECVPDDLELTLGNSGTR